Proteins encoded together in one Quercus lobata isolate SW786 chromosome 3, ValleyOak3.0 Primary Assembly, whole genome shotgun sequence window:
- the LOC115982431 gene encoding GDSL esterase/lipase At3g48460-like produces the protein MENSKYLFLQITCFILLLSLSSSYAHNKSHESTPPPAGSQAKVDFKGCFNKVYAFGDSDTDTGNAHNLGDLKSFISTLFSHAWSPYCSSENSKLSGYRLSNGRLVIDFLCEALNISHLSAYKGSSANFSGGANFAVAGSTALSSNLFSHFNFTNPLMWKPNPKSILTQIDWFHNFVGERECQGKDEAACKSELGNALFWIGQIGGNDYARLFASSIGLAIANKQFTEHAVNHICTLALGLLDKGAKFLVVQGLPPIGCLPLQLATSPSNDRDQNGCSASANSVIKGHNNLLQKRLDEIRTQYKDSMILYIDFYKAFTTILEKHTQYQFDEPFKACCGVGGGPFNYQPNLLCGAFGTSNCKNSSTHINFDGVHLTENMHLHLFDLFFNQGFCTPSFADLIKKKKGQY, from the exons ATGGAAAACTCCAAGTACTTGTTTCTTCAAATTACATGCTTCATCCTCTTGTTATCCTTGTCTTCTTCATATGCTCACAATAAGAGCCATGAAAGCACGCCACCTCCTGCTGGTTCCCAAGCAAAAGTTGATTTCAAAGGTTGCTTCAATAAGGTTTATGCTTTTGGTGATTCAGACACAGACACTGGAAATGCTCACAACTTGGGTGATCTCAAATCCTTCATTAGCACTTTATTCTCTCATGCTTGGTCCCCATATTGCTCATCAGAGAATTCAAAGTTATCTGGTTATCGACTATCTAATGGCCGCTTAGTCATTGATTTCTTATGTGAAGCTCTCAACATATCCCACTTGTCAGCCTATAAAGGCTCTTCCGCAAACTTCTCAGGTGGTGCAAACTTTGCAGTAGCCGGATCAACGGCTCTTTCAAGTAATCTCTTCAGTCATTTCAATTTCACTAATCCCCTTATGTGGAAACCAAATCCAAAGAGTATTTTAACTCAAATTGATTGGTTCCATAACTTTGTTGGGGAGAGAGAATGCCAGGGAAAAGATGAGGCTGCATGCAAATCAGAGCTTGGGAATGCTCTCTTTTGGATAGGTCAAATTGGTGGCAATGACTATGCTCGTCTTTTTGCCTCTTCCATTGGCCTTGCTATTGCCAATAAGCAATTCACAGAGCACGCTGTTAATCACATCTGCACACTTGCATTG GGGCTATTGGACAAGGGTGCAAAGTTCCTTGTGGTTCAAGGGCTACCACCAATAGGGTGCCTTCCATTGCAGTTAGCAACATCTCCCTCAAATGATCGTGATCAAAATGGGTGTTCAGCGAGTGCCAACTCGGTAATAAAGGGTCACAACAATCTTCTCCAGAAGAGGTTGGATGAAATTCGAACCCAATACAAAGATTCTATGATCCTATATATTGATTTCTACAAAGCATTCACAACAATATTGGAAAAGCACACACAATACCAGTTTGACGAACCCTTCAAGGCATGTTGTGGAGTTGGGGGAGGACCATTCAACTATCAACCAAACCTCCTTTGTGGAGCTTTTGGTACCTCTAATTGCAAGAACTCCAGCACCCATATTAACTTTGATGGGGTCCACTTGACTGAAAATATGCATTTACACCTCTTTGATCTCTTCTTCAACCAAGGCTTTTGTACACCATCATTTGCAGATCtgattaagaagaagaaaggccAATATTAA